From the genome of Sphingobacterium kitahiroshimense, one region includes:
- a CDS encoding alpha-L-fucosidase — MNKSILLTSMLGFASIYGHAQVNSKKIPVKNTYEIKSTDSPEDILRKAVHVVPTANQYQALKNEFIAFIHVGPNTFTKMEWGNGMEDPKIFDLKNLDTDQWCEAMKAAGMKKVIITVKHHDGFVLWQSRYTKHGIMSTGFREGKGDILKDLTASCKKYGLKLGVYLSPADLFQIESPEGLYGNLSEYTQRTIPREVEGRPFKNKTKFNFKVDDYNEYFLNQLFELLTEYGPIHEVWFDGAHPKTKGGQKYNYDAWRELIKKLAPEAVIFGKEDIRWCGNESGNTRSTEWNVIPYNEDPAGLQNFLDLTDEDLGSRAKVLKAKYLHYQQAETNTSIREGWFYRDDTHQKVRSTDDVFDIYERSVGGNSTFLLNIPPNRDGKFSPEDVKVLHEVGSRIKETYGQNLLRGAKGSKETLDDNMESFTLLSDKNPELIYTTVKPVKINRFVIQEAVSTNGERIEKHAVDAWIDGQWKEIAHATNVGYKRILRFPEVTSDKFRIRVLESRATPIVSNVAAHYAPGRPPQLVFNRSVDGMVAIVPLKSEFGWKPHGEDILKNLNTNFKIHYTLDGSQPTAQSPVYTQPIAVEGGQIKAVAISADKLVGAVAEETIGIAKKQWQLIDNSSEVAKHNAKMAFDADPKTYWQSNDNGAAQHISIDLGQQYNLTAFSYTPQKEHGKGMMAKGVVRVSNDGKNWSDAERFEFGNLINDPTKRTHRFSKNIQARYITIESTEITGGGKLLTIAELDFIE, encoded by the coding sequence ATGAATAAATCTATCCTATTGACATCTATGTTAGGGTTTGCCTCTATATATGGTCATGCGCAAGTGAATAGTAAGAAAATACCTGTTAAGAATACTTACGAAATTAAGAGTACCGATAGTCCTGAAGATATATTAAGGAAAGCCGTTCATGTTGTGCCTACAGCAAATCAATACCAGGCTTTAAAAAATGAATTTATTGCTTTTATCCATGTTGGTCCCAATACATTTACTAAAATGGAATGGGGAAATGGTATGGAAGACCCGAAGATCTTTGATCTCAAAAATCTGGACACCGACCAATGGTGCGAGGCAATGAAAGCCGCGGGTATGAAAAAAGTAATCATTACGGTGAAGCATCACGATGGTTTTGTGCTTTGGCAAAGTAGGTATACGAAACATGGTATTATGTCTACTGGATTCAGAGAAGGAAAAGGTGATATCTTGAAAGATTTAACAGCTTCCTGTAAGAAGTATGGATTAAAACTGGGGGTATATTTATCTCCAGCAGATCTTTTTCAAATTGAAAGTCCTGAAGGGCTTTATGGTAATTTAAGCGAATACACGCAACGAACAATTCCCCGTGAAGTAGAAGGAAGACCATTTAAAAATAAAACAAAGTTCAATTTTAAGGTAGACGATTACAACGAATATTTCTTAAACCAACTGTTTGAATTATTGACGGAATATGGTCCGATACACGAGGTCTGGTTTGATGGTGCACATCCGAAGACAAAAGGTGGTCAAAAATATAATTACGATGCTTGGCGTGAATTGATTAAAAAGTTGGCTCCGGAGGCCGTAATTTTTGGAAAAGAAGATATCAGATGGTGCGGAAATGAATCTGGCAATACTAGAAGTACAGAATGGAATGTAATTCCTTACAACGAGGATCCCGCAGGGCTTCAGAATTTTCTCGATCTTACAGATGAAGATTTAGGAAGTAGGGCTAAGGTTTTAAAAGCTAAATACCTACATTATCAACAGGCTGAAACAAATACTTCGATTCGAGAAGGATGGTTCTATAGAGACGATACGCATCAGAAAGTGAGAAGCACAGATGACGTTTTTGATATTTATGAACGATCGGTCGGCGGTAATTCTACGTTTCTTCTGAATATTCCGCCGAATAGAGATGGAAAATTTTCACCTGAAGACGTTAAGGTGCTACATGAAGTAGGAAGCCGTATTAAAGAAACTTATGGTCAGAATCTTTTGCGGGGAGCAAAAGGAAGCAAAGAAACATTGGATGACAATATGGAATCTTTTACCCTGTTGTCGGATAAAAATCCGGAACTGATTTACACAACAGTAAAACCTGTAAAAATAAATCGCTTTGTTATTCAAGAAGCTGTAAGTACAAATGGAGAGCGTATTGAAAAGCATGCTGTAGATGCTTGGATTGATGGTCAATGGAAAGAGATTGCGCATGCGACTAATGTGGGATATAAACGTATTCTTCGTTTCCCTGAAGTGACGTCGGATAAATTCCGTATACGCGTATTGGAGAGTCGAGCAACTCCGATTGTCAGTAACGTTGCCGCACATTATGCTCCGGGAAGACCTCCGCAATTGGTCTTTAATCGCAGTGTAGATGGTATGGTTGCTATTGTTCCTTTGAAGAGTGAATTTGGATGGAAACCCCATGGTGAGGATATCCTTAAAAATCTAAACACCAATTTTAAAATACACTACACGTTAGATGGCAGTCAGCCTACAGCACAGTCGCCTGTGTATACGCAGCCGATCGCTGTAGAAGGTGGTCAGATAAAAGCTGTAGCAATCAGTGCTGATAAATTGGTCGGTGCGGTTGCAGAAGAAACAATCGGCATTGCTAAAAAACAGTGGCAACTTATCGATAATAGCAGTGAGGTTGCTAAACATAATGCAAAGATGGCTTTCGATGCCGATCCAAAAACGTATTGGCAATCTAATGATAATGGCGCTGCACAACATATTTCGATCGATCTTGGACAGCAGTATAATTTAACAGCATTTAGTTATACACCACAAAAAGAACACGGCAAAGGGATGATGGCGAAAGGCGTGGTGAGAGTCAGTAATGACGGAAAGAATTGGAGTGATGCTGAACGATTTGAATTTGGAAATCTAATTAATGATCCGACAAAGCGCACACATCGATTTTCTAAAAATATCCAAGCACGATACATCACAATTGAATCGACAGAAATAACTGGAGGAGGAAAACTTCTTACTATAGCTGAACTGGATTTTATTGAATAA
- a CDS encoding glycosyl hydrolase family 95 catalytic domain-containing protein: MKSYLLSLIAIATLTCPLYAQPSKQDNLQSEHLATRWDEAIPLGNGMLGALIWQKDNTLRLSLDRADLWDERKAFQLEQHDFKWVQQKLHSGQYTEVQKWGDNPYGDYPYPTKLPAAAMSFDLASLGKVVSNVLDIKTATNTVRFDNGNTFTCFIHADKPVGYFEITGQNIQNALPKLLPHQYALASDNSNEVSVVDGQSLSRLGYKQGKLTTSTHSQLIHQPTYENRFYEVLLEWKEVSPNKLIGMWTVANNEKANLNKEIQSKTTNKFTETHLSWWHAYWKQSAINIPDALLQRQYYLEMYKLGAAARKGAPAITLQAVWTADNGGLPPWKGDFHNDLNTQLSYWPTYTGNRLAEAETFTDWLWKVRPANLAYTKQYFGVEGLNIPGVLTLSGIPMGGWVQYALSPTVSAWTAHHFYMQWKYSMDKKFLKERALPYIIESATYLRNITEVRNGKRYLPLSASPEYNDNSTNAWFKDWTNFDLALAHFLFEAAAEVSEASGQVKDAKAWRAVGTQLPGYAKNETGLMVAVDVPMEHSHRHMSPYLSIYPLGLLDINKAEDKDQITKSMRHLEKLGTRAWVGYSFSWMACLHARAKEGDQAVLNLQKFANNFCSTNSFHVNGDQKGGQYSGFTYRPFTLEGNFAFAQGIHELLLQSKQGYVELFPAIPISWKNISFTDLRAEGGFLISASRTNGQLDKLIIKSEQTGTLRLRYEQPLKSKSNKTISKERDTYNISLKAGEKLELEKI; the protein is encoded by the coding sequence ATGAAATCATATTTATTATCATTAATAGCGATAGCTACGCTAACCTGTCCGCTATACGCACAACCTTCTAAGCAGGACAATCTTCAATCCGAACATTTAGCAACCCGTTGGGACGAAGCCATCCCTTTAGGAAATGGTATGCTTGGCGCATTAATCTGGCAAAAAGATAATACCTTAAGACTATCTTTAGATCGTGCCGATTTATGGGACGAGCGTAAGGCATTTCAACTTGAACAACATGACTTCAAATGGGTACAGCAAAAACTTCATTCGGGGCAATATACCGAAGTACAAAAATGGGGTGACAATCCTTATGGGGATTATCCCTACCCAACCAAACTTCCTGCCGCAGCCATGTCTTTTGATCTCGCTTCTTTAGGCAAAGTAGTCTCCAATGTACTGGATATAAAAACTGCAACAAACACCGTCCGCTTTGACAACGGAAACACATTTACTTGCTTTATTCATGCAGATAAACCAGTGGGTTATTTTGAGATTACAGGTCAAAATATACAAAATGCCCTTCCCAAATTACTTCCACATCAATATGCGTTGGCTTCTGATAATAGTAACGAAGTGTCCGTAGTCGATGGACAAAGTCTATCGCGGCTAGGCTATAAACAAGGGAAGTTGACCACATCAACACACAGCCAGCTTATTCACCAGCCGACCTATGAAAATAGGTTTTATGAAGTATTATTGGAGTGGAAAGAAGTCTCGCCCAATAAGCTTATTGGTATGTGGACTGTAGCCAATAATGAAAAAGCAAACTTAAATAAAGAGATCCAATCAAAAACCACCAACAAATTTACAGAAACTCATCTCTCCTGGTGGCATGCTTACTGGAAGCAATCAGCGATAAACATACCTGATGCTTTATTACAAAGACAGTACTATTTGGAAATGTATAAACTCGGCGCTGCAGCACGAAAAGGAGCACCGGCCATTACACTTCAAGCAGTTTGGACTGCAGATAATGGTGGATTACCGCCATGGAAAGGAGATTTTCACAATGATCTGAATACACAGCTCAGCTATTGGCCCACCTATACAGGAAATAGACTTGCTGAAGCCGAAACTTTCACAGACTGGTTATGGAAAGTCAGACCAGCCAATTTAGCTTACACCAAACAGTATTTTGGTGTTGAAGGTCTTAACATTCCCGGCGTTCTGACATTAAGTGGAATCCCCATGGGCGGGTGGGTTCAATATGCCCTTTCACCAACAGTAAGCGCTTGGACCGCACACCATTTCTATATGCAATGGAAGTACAGTATGGATAAGAAATTTCTTAAGGAAAGAGCATTACCGTACATTATCGAATCGGCCACTTACCTTCGCAACATTACAGAGGTCCGCAATGGAAAACGTTATCTTCCACTTAGCGCAAGTCCTGAATATAATGATAATAGCACAAATGCCTGGTTTAAAGATTGGACCAATTTTGATCTCGCCCTTGCCCATTTTCTATTTGAAGCTGCCGCAGAAGTAAGCGAAGCTAGCGGACAAGTAAAAGATGCCAAAGCATGGAGAGCTGTAGGAACACAACTACCCGGTTATGCAAAAAATGAAACAGGATTAATGGTTGCGGTCGATGTTCCTATGGAGCATTCCCACCGTCATATGTCACCCTATTTATCCATTTATCCACTAGGTCTTTTGGATATCAATAAAGCAGAAGATAAAGATCAGATCACAAAATCAATGCGCCATTTAGAAAAATTAGGCACTCGTGCTTGGGTTGGTTATTCCTTCAGCTGGATGGCTTGTTTACATGCCCGTGCAAAAGAGGGCGATCAGGCAGTTCTTAATCTCCAAAAATTTGCTAACAATTTTTGTTCGACCAATTCCTTTCATGTCAACGGAGACCAAAAAGGTGGACAATACTCAGGTTTTACTTACCGACCGTTTACATTAGAAGGAAACTTTGCATTTGCACAGGGAATCCATGAATTATTGTTACAGAGCAAACAAGGTTATGTAGAGCTATTTCCTGCAATCCCGATAAGCTGGAAAAACATTTCTTTTACTGACCTCAGAGCTGAAGGTGGCTTTTTAATTAGTGCCTCCAGAACAAATGGCCAATTGGATAAGCTGATTATAAAGTCAGAACAAACCGGTACTTTAAGATTGCGCTATGAGCAACCATTAAAATCAAAATCTAATAAAACGATCAGTAAAGAAAGAGATACATATAATATTTCTTTAAAGGCTGGCGAAAAATTAGAACTTGAAAAAATATAG
- a CDS encoding glycoside hydrolase family 2 protein produces MLKLVVIFLFLSVSHLGVLGQELAYELPKKTNQVKSPVLSLNGEWQFQFDKQSDWAPIQVPGEAVMQGYGIEHDKSFFYKRKFTLPKDFKGKKIVLRFDGVYSQATLSINGKVIRTHKGGFTRWETDISPYVNFDKENVVFLEVQDKRDDISYASGYAHHPIGGILRDVTLFATAVNSIHDFGVETDLDQHFKDAVLKLNYTLQEAQGVTVHYALYDSKNKLVSESEQQFVVNKGHNSNSFPIANPLKWDAEHPYLYRLDVKIKKDGNDTYAFSKAIGFREVKIVEDQMFVNGKPVKLRGANRHDVHPTLGRVSVPYYDSLDVKLFKDAHINFVRTSHYPPSERFVEFCNRYGIYVEVETAVCFVDTYRQKNYAPGATQNDANHTDQYLSQCREMVNTFRTHPSVIIWSIGNESIYGSNFRKSWDLVKNADQTRPVIWSYPGSQSSDAKIYEILSMHYQDVNGNLTQFGKTTKGYEGHGIPALFDEWAHPACYTYQTLRDDPNIREFWGISMDMMWGRLFPTKGGLGGAIWGYVDDTFNIPQTLKKGTPFWNEFAKSAKPEGYQGHAVGYGEWGIVDVWRRPKPEFWSTKKAQSPIRILNEGKIVKKFSANKQILFDVYNRYDHTNLNEVKLAYTYEGRTKTIGLPSIEPHAKGQFELPAEEWKEGRSVCLNFIDQDGRVVDTYEYYFGERPIDMPEASHKGKLKLVENKENFIIKGHNFEIPISKETGLIEGATTNGKVFIEKGPFLNMDVNLNHLTGAEVRKSANKYLIYDKDWKKTSVKCEIKDGVALLAIAGTYQGLQVYFDIVIKSGGEMTTNYRTAGEPNGYLREVGIKYYMPNDLDRLNWKRDGYWNYYPEGEFAGNEGSADLYKSKQAAYCEKPTQGWDQDTHNYYYWSDKGARSEHPLTNKAKSMKENTFYYTLSSGKSTRVSVIAPKGDVACRIDRMEGEQVILFVNNKWDYPEIAWGNYCKTLEASPCNGAITLRF; encoded by the coding sequence ATGTTGAAATTAGTAGTGATATTTTTGTTTTTGTCTGTTTCTCATCTCGGTGTTTTGGGACAGGAGTTAGCTTATGAGTTACCAAAGAAAACAAACCAGGTTAAAAGTCCTGTACTATCGCTCAACGGAGAGTGGCAGTTTCAATTTGATAAGCAATCCGATTGGGCACCAATACAAGTACCTGGGGAAGCCGTGATGCAAGGGTATGGAATAGAACATGATAAATCATTTTTTTATAAAAGAAAGTTTACGCTTCCAAAAGATTTTAAAGGGAAAAAGATTGTCTTGCGCTTTGATGGTGTCTATAGTCAAGCGACATTAAGTATTAATGGTAAAGTGATCAGAACGCATAAAGGAGGATTTACACGCTGGGAAACCGATATCAGTCCCTATGTTAATTTTGATAAGGAAAATGTAGTTTTTCTGGAAGTTCAAGATAAACGGGATGATATATCTTACGCTTCGGGGTATGCACATCATCCGATTGGAGGGATATTAAGAGATGTTACCCTATTTGCAACTGCTGTAAATAGCATACATGATTTTGGTGTTGAAACAGATTTGGATCAGCATTTTAAAGATGCTGTCTTAAAATTAAATTATACGTTGCAAGAGGCGCAAGGTGTTACTGTTCATTATGCATTATATGATAGTAAGAATAAACTCGTTTCCGAGTCTGAACAACAATTTGTGGTAAACAAAGGTCACAATAGCAATAGTTTTCCAATAGCTAATCCTTTGAAATGGGATGCTGAACATCCTTATCTTTATCGTCTTGATGTTAAAATTAAAAAAGACGGTAATGATACGTATGCGTTTAGTAAAGCGATCGGATTTCGTGAAGTTAAGATTGTTGAAGACCAGATGTTTGTGAATGGGAAACCTGTTAAATTAAGAGGGGCTAATCGTCATGATGTTCATCCTACTTTAGGCCGTGTTAGTGTACCTTACTACGATAGTTTGGATGTTAAATTGTTTAAAGATGCTCATATTAATTTTGTAAGAACTTCACATTATCCGCCATCAGAACGATTTGTTGAGTTCTGTAACCGCTATGGAATTTATGTAGAAGTAGAAACAGCTGTTTGTTTTGTTGATACTTATAGACAAAAGAATTATGCACCTGGCGCTACTCAAAATGATGCCAATCACACGGATCAATATCTGAGCCAATGCCGCGAAATGGTCAATACTTTTAGAACACATCCATCGGTTATTATCTGGTCTATTGGAAATGAATCTATCTACGGAAGTAATTTCAGAAAAAGTTGGGATTTGGTTAAAAATGCTGATCAAACTAGGCCTGTTATCTGGAGTTACCCAGGATCGCAATCTAGTGATGCGAAGATTTATGAAATACTGAGTATGCACTATCAGGATGTTAACGGTAATCTGACACAGTTTGGAAAGACAACTAAAGGATATGAAGGACATGGTATACCAGCTTTGTTTGATGAATGGGCACATCCTGCTTGTTACACGTATCAGACCTTACGAGATGATCCGAATATCAGAGAATTTTGGGGAATCTCGATGGATATGATGTGGGGAAGATTATTTCCGACCAAAGGTGGATTGGGTGGTGCAATTTGGGGATATGTAGATGATACCTTTAATATTCCTCAAACCTTGAAAAAAGGTACACCATTTTGGAATGAATTTGCAAAATCTGCAAAGCCGGAAGGATATCAAGGTCATGCTGTAGGATATGGAGAATGGGGTATTGTAGATGTCTGGAGAAGGCCCAAACCTGAATTCTGGTCGACCAAGAAAGCTCAGTCTCCCATTCGGATATTGAATGAGGGCAAGATCGTGAAAAAGTTTTCGGCGAATAAACAAATTCTATTTGATGTGTACAATCGGTATGATCACACTAATTTGAATGAAGTAAAATTAGCATATACTTATGAAGGACGTACGAAGACAATTGGATTGCCTTCCATTGAACCCCATGCTAAAGGACAATTTGAATTACCGGCGGAAGAATGGAAAGAGGGGAGATCGGTATGCTTAAACTTTATTGATCAGGATGGTCGTGTAGTTGATACTTACGAGTATTATTTTGGTGAACGACCTATCGATATGCCTGAAGCTTCACATAAAGGAAAACTTAAACTTGTGGAAAATAAAGAAAATTTTATCATCAAGGGACATAATTTTGAAATACCTATTTCGAAGGAAACAGGGTTGATTGAAGGTGCAACTACTAATGGGAAGGTGTTTATCGAAAAAGGACCTTTCTTGAATATGGATGTAAACCTGAATCATTTAACGGGCGCAGAAGTTAGAAAAAGCGCGAACAAATATTTGATTTACGATAAAGATTGGAAGAAGACCTCTGTGAAATGTGAAATTAAAGATGGTGTTGCGTTACTTGCTATTGCTGGAACTTATCAAGGATTACAAGTATATTTTGATATTGTGATCAAGTCTGGAGGAGAAATGACGACTAATTACCGTACTGCTGGAGAACCTAACGGCTATCTAAGAGAGGTTGGTATAAAATATTATATGCCAAATGATCTGGACCGTTTGAATTGGAAAAGAGATGGATATTGGAATTACTATCCTGAAGGAGAATTTGCCGGAAATGAAGGGAGTGCTGATCTTTATAAAAGTAAACAGGCTGCATATTGTGAGAAACCTACTCAAGGGTGGGACCAGGATACGCACAATTACTATTACTGGTCGGATAAAGGCGCTCGAAGTGAGCATCCTTTGACCAACAAAGCAAAAAGTATGAAAGAGAATACTTTTTATTATACACTTTCTTCTGGTAAATCAACCCGTGTTTCTGTGATAGCACCAAAGGGTGATGTTGCTTGTCGAATAGACCGTATGGAGGGTGAGCAAGTTATACTGTTTGTCAATAATAAATGGGATTATCCTGAAATCGCATGGGGGAACTATTGCAAAACGTTAGAAGCGTCTCCATGTAACGGTGCTATAACCTTAAGATTTTAA
- a CDS encoding AraC family transcriptional regulator has translation MKAQFIELSPPNEKTILIKQVDQEFLSNPLHFHELCELVLILESYGKRVVGNHVDSFSAGDLVLMGPNIPHIWRNDDIFLNPQHDERARAIVLYFPADFLLRLTDDQATISAMQQFIKRSKRGLRFHGQTLEQATELIKSLAQKKSFSRITGFLNLIELLHQAEECENLASEGYKPTFGEQETNRINNVYIYVMQNFREEVSLGIAAELVNMTPNAFCRFFKRHTQKSFSKFVNEMRIGHACKLLMNKQLSISEICYQSGYQNLTNFNKFFKTIMRKSPREYRKEMDM, from the coding sequence ATGAAAGCACAATTTATTGAACTGTCTCCCCCTAACGAGAAGACAATCCTCATCAAGCAGGTCGATCAGGAGTTTTTGAGTAACCCCTTACATTTCCATGAGTTATGTGAACTCGTCCTAATTTTAGAGAGTTATGGAAAACGTGTCGTTGGCAATCATGTCGATAGCTTTAGTGCTGGAGATCTTGTGCTAATGGGACCAAATATCCCTCACATCTGGCGTAATGACGATATTTTTCTTAATCCCCAACATGATGAACGTGCAAGAGCAATCGTACTCTATTTTCCAGCGGATTTCTTACTACGACTTACAGATGATCAAGCAACCATTAGTGCTATGCAGCAATTCATCAAAAGATCAAAACGAGGATTGAGATTTCATGGACAAACCTTAGAACAAGCTACCGAACTAATTAAAAGTCTAGCACAGAAAAAGAGTTTTTCTAGAATCACAGGATTTCTAAATCTTATTGAATTACTCCATCAGGCAGAAGAATGCGAAAATTTAGCCTCAGAAGGCTATAAACCTACGTTTGGAGAACAAGAAACCAATCGCATTAATAATGTATACATTTATGTTATGCAAAATTTCCGAGAAGAAGTTTCATTAGGAATAGCCGCAGAGTTGGTTAATATGACACCCAATGCCTTTTGTCGTTTTTTCAAACGCCATACCCAAAAATCATTCTCTAAATTTGTTAATGAAATGCGTATCGGACATGCGTGCAAATTGCTGATGAATAAACAACTGTCAATTTCTGAAATCTGCTACCAAAGTGGCTATCAAAATCTAACCAACTTCAATAAATTCTTTAAAACTATTATGAGAAAAAGTCCACGGGAATATCGTAAAGAAATGGACATGTAA
- a CDS encoding GDSL-type esterase/lipase family protein — MLSTITILFAQSKGKIYCIGQEFTTGSAMFMPEKNSFPAQLGGMFGQEYQVFLNGMDVVTNAPISIDNHVLKHLDDLNIKKGDFLILDLNHDVDFSQEDDSKLLKNITSSIKNGARVVLLSTPRNLNEKQQLSEKIQLQTLAFKSNCEIADLSPALYGGDVYLDKEKRLTSIGASLVAKRLYELIKTPVIGSSKIKIENGKRESFYGFSSETFDFEGKEARVVKPKIVAKGSPWIWRARFWGHEPQLDIAMLERGYHIVYCDVSELFGNEESLQIWNNFYKFLQQFGLNKKAVMEGMSRGGVYIYNWALRYPDRVSAIYADAPVLNFKSWPGGQGKGKGSPENWEIFKQVYKLTEQQALNFKDAPVDRASEIGALKIPSIHVVGDVDDIVPPDENTLPFAKAYIAAGGKLEIIHKSTVGHHPHSLPDPTPLVDFLLRADDRKLNFAAIATAGSEYRAGAGWNPNMGWWGENDDINRILDSKKQQLDILFVGNSITQGIGGTRTHLPYKPGYNAFESVFSSYKWDCAGIAGDRTQNVLWRLMNGKYKEAAPKVVVVTIGVNNFLDGDTAEEIVAGILEIKKWIRKNMKNSKLILTGPLPVGVDRTDPRRRKYEDIHRLLKLQAKDESWIYMPLSDTFIKADGNLSLDDYSTDGIHLSGGYTEWAQALSKVIQKALGE, encoded by the coding sequence ATGCTGAGCACTATTACGATACTTTTTGCTCAATCTAAGGGTAAAATTTATTGTATCGGACAGGAATTCACGACAGGATCTGCGATGTTTATGCCTGAGAAAAATAGTTTTCCGGCACAGTTGGGAGGGATGTTCGGCCAAGAGTATCAAGTATTTTTAAATGGAATGGATGTCGTAACAAACGCTCCGATATCTATTGATAATCATGTATTAAAACATTTGGATGATCTGAATATTAAGAAAGGAGATTTTCTGATTCTTGATCTGAATCATGATGTTGATTTTTCACAAGAAGATGATAGCAAATTATTGAAAAATATCACTTCATCAATCAAGAATGGAGCTAGAGTCGTATTACTTAGTACTCCTAGAAACTTGAATGAAAAGCAACAATTATCTGAGAAAATACAATTACAGACGCTTGCTTTTAAGAGTAACTGCGAAATTGCGGATTTGTCACCTGCTTTATATGGAGGTGATGTCTATCTGGATAAGGAGAAAAGGCTAACGTCTATCGGTGCTAGTCTTGTTGCAAAGCGGTTATATGAGCTTATAAAAACGCCAGTAATCGGATCTTCAAAAATTAAAATTGAAAATGGAAAGCGTGAGTCTTTTTATGGATTTTCTTCTGAAACGTTCGATTTTGAAGGTAAAGAAGCGAGAGTTGTGAAACCTAAAATCGTAGCTAAAGGAAGCCCATGGATATGGCGCGCACGTTTCTGGGGACATGAACCTCAATTGGATATTGCGATGTTGGAGCGGGGATATCATATCGTTTACTGTGATGTATCCGAACTTTTTGGCAATGAGGAGTCACTACAAATCTGGAATAATTTTTATAAATTCTTACAGCAATTCGGACTGAATAAAAAAGCAGTTATGGAAGGTATGAGTCGAGGTGGGGTATATATATACAATTGGGCTCTACGTTATCCGGATCGTGTTAGTGCCATTTATGCTGACGCACCTGTGTTAAATTTTAAAAGTTGGCCGGGAGGACAAGGAAAGGGAAAAGGAAGTCCAGAGAATTGGGAAATCTTTAAACAGGTTTATAAACTGACAGAACAACAGGCTCTTAATTTTAAAGATGCACCTGTGGATAGAGCTTCTGAAATCGGTGCGTTAAAAATTCCTTCGATTCATGTTGTCGGTGATGTGGATGATATCGTACCGCCGGATGAAAATACACTTCCTTTTGCCAAAGCTTATATTGCCGCTGGCGGAAAATTGGAAATTATACATAAATCAACAGTGGGTCATCATCCTCACAGCTTACCTGATCCAACGCCACTGGTAGATTTTCTGCTAAGAGCAGATGATCGTAAGCTGAACTTTGCTGCTATTGCCACAGCAGGATCGGAATATCGGGCTGGAGCTGGTTGGAATCCAAATATGGGCTGGTGGGGAGAAAATGATGATATTAACCGCATTTTGGACAGTAAAAAGCAACAGTTGGACATTTTATTTGTCGGCAATTCCATTACACAGGGGATCGGTGGTACACGAACACATCTTCCTTATAAACCTGGTTACAATGCATTTGAATCGGTTTTTTCGTCATACAAATGGGATTGTGCTGGAATAGCTGGCGATCGAACACAGAACGTACTTTGGAGACTGATGAATGGTAAGTATAAGGAGGCTGCTCCTAAAGTTGTTGTGGTGACAATAGGCGTTAATAATTTTTTAGATGGCGATACGGCTGAAGAAATTGTAGCAGGTATCCTGGAAATAAAAAAATGGATACGCAAAAATATGAAGAATTCTAAATTGATCTTGACGGGGCCATTGCCTGTAGGCGTGGACCGTACGGATCCGCGAAGAAGGAAATATGAGGATATACATCGTCTTTTGAAGCTTCAGGCTAAAGATGAAAGCTGGATCTATATGCCGTTATCCGATACGTTTATAAAAGCTGACGGTAATTTATCGTTGGATGATTATAGCACTGATGGGATCCATCTTTCTGGAGGATATACCGAATGGGCACAGGCTTTGTCAAAAGTAATTCAAAAGGCATTAGGTGAATAA